The nucleotide sequence CACTCTGTACAACAAACATGTTGTTTGTTACATTCTGGATTTGCACAGTTCACGTAGCGATCTTCTGTTTTTCCGCAATAATAACATGTAGCAATAACTACATCTTCATCTGTGCGGTTTACCGGAACTGAGATACGCTCATCAAATACGTAGAGTTTTCCATCCCAAAGCTTCCCTTGAACTTCGTCGTCTTTACCGTAAGTTACGATTCCGCCTTCAAGCTGTGATACATCCTGAAACCCTTCTTGTAGAAGAAAGCCTGAGAACTTTTCACAGCGGATACCACCTGTACAGTACGTTAAAACTTTTTTATCTTTAAATTGGCTTATGTTTTCGCGGACCCATTTAGGGAAATCTCTAGATGCTTTAACATCTGGACGAATCGCACCGCGAAAGTGCCCAATTTCATATTCATAATCATTACGTCCGTCAATTACAATAACATCTTCGTCCTGTAACGCTTCGTAAAATTCTCTTGGAGATAAACGTTTACCAGATAATTGGTTTGGATCTACGTCTTCTTCAAAACGCCAAGTTACAAGTTCCTGTTTATGACGAACAAACATTTTTTTAAATGCATGTTGTTCAATATCATCTATTTTAAAAACAATATCTTCAAATCGCGGATCTGCTTTAAGGTGATCCATGTAGATTTGAGTTTGTTCATACGTACCTGACACTGTTCCGTTTATACCCTCAGGTGCTACAATAATTCTTCCTAGAAGACCTAAGTCCTTACAAAACTTTAAATGTTCATCTTTAAAGCTTTCTGGATCATCGATCGGAACATACTTGTAATACAATAGTACTCTCATTTTTTCTGACACAATTATTCACCAACCTGCAACGTTAGTTTATTTTTTGCGACGCCAAATAAAAAACCACCGGTCCCAATAGCCATCCCCGTGGTGAGTACCGGAACTAACCGATAATCAATATATTCAATTGGAAGTGGCGCGCCCACCAGGATTCGAACCCAGAATACGAGAGCCGAAATCTCGTGTGATATCCATTTCACTATAGGCGCTAATTTACGTCACGAATAATATCATAAACAATTTCTTAAAATAATACAAGTGTTTTTTACATCAATTAAATAACTGTTCCTTAATTTACCAAATGACGAGAATCTTCAGAGCTTTCATAGATCGTGATGACAGGTTCTTCAGGATGCCATTTGAATACACCTTTTTTCCCATTTAAGATAGCTGGGAAATGCAGCGTGGAAGAAAATGCATCTTCAAACCACACGCCGTGAGACAATATATTAGAAATAAACATTTCTGCTTCAAGTTCCATGAATTGAATTCGCTTTTCCCAAGCTGCTTTTTCTTCAGCATTTAACTGAGGTTCAACTTGTTGAAATGATTCGTACCAAAGATCAAACTCTCTTTGTAAATTATGGAGAGAGTCAAACTCTTTTGAGAGGACAGGAAGCAATTGGTTGGCTTCTTCTAATGTATAACGCTTCATCACATCGTTCTCCTTCACCTTCATGTCCGTATTATATCAAATGATAAAAACTTTGCACACAAAAATGACAAGAAGAAAACCTTTTGGTTCCCCAAAAGGTTAAATGGTTAGACACATTTCTTTTTTTGGATTCTTTAAGTCTAAATAGAAGTCTCTTACCGTATCATCTTCAAGAAGCTCAGGAAAATCCCTTCTGTACTCTGAACTAATCAAGATTTGTTCTACAAGATCAACAGATCCTTTTCTTAATAAAAGACGTAACGTTAACCATTTATCCCTTTTTGCTTTTAAGTGAAACTTCGTGATAAAAAGCATGATTCTATCATCACTTGAGAACGTCTTTTCCTTTTCTTTTCGTAAATTAATTTGAGATACCGTTTTCATAGAGAACACCCTCCCTTTAATTTGCGAGCTCTTAATACCATTATTATTCAGTTTTTTCTGAAATATACTTGTCCATATTAGAAATCTAGTTTTTTTATGGACGGGTATTAATAGAAAAGCCAGCATTTGCCTCATCAACCTATATTTGATTAAATAACTTTATAAGCAATTAACTAGGAGCTGTGTTTAATGAAAAAACTTCAAAAAGAAATAGTATTAGGAAATTTCCTCACCATATTAACTGAATCAGATACGTGGAGAATCGGAGGCTTTCCACTTCCAGATGGATCTTTCCACGAATTCAGAGAGCCAGAGGCAGTTGTTATTGTAAGAAATGATGAGTTGTATGTCAGGGTTAACCCCTTCACTAAATCACACCCTTCTGTGCAATTTTTAGATAATGCAAAACACATGTATTATTCGAATGAATCGATTAAAGTGCCTGAAGACGGAACCATCTCCTTTCAATGGAAAATGCGCTCTCGCCCAATCGGTACTCATGCTAACGATTTATACGATGGTTTTGTATCTGTGAATTTATTGGACTTTACAACTGGCGCAGCGCTTGATTTTTTTGCTGGGAACGAACAATTTGCAAGTGTTTATGCAGTACTTCCGTTCCCAGGTGTTTCAGTGCCTGAAACCGACAAAACGAGATACTTTTGTATTTTTAAAGAAGAAAAAGATTTTAACGATAGAGAATGGAACGAATATCGAATTACTTACAACCGTGAAGCAGACGAAGTAACTTTCGCTGTAAACGGATCAATCGTAAGAAATGAAAAAAATGTTCCAATCAAATTTAATGAATTTACAGTTGCTCTTGGACTTATGACCGAAAAAGATTTAGCACCAGAAGGCAGTACTTCTCTTCACGGACAAGGCATCATCGGTGAATGGTCACCTATGAAAGTTACGATTGAAGAATAATACAATAATCGCGTTTTACCTTTATAGGTCTGCATGATGCGGGCCTTTTTTTATTTATTCTAGGAATACTTTGAAAATTCCTTTTTTTGCGACAGTTTTATATAATAAGTATTGAGCAATTAAGAGAGGATGTGGCAAAATGTCACAAATAAACGTGTTACAAATTGAAGAAATAACACTTAATCAGCTACATATGCATTTTGAAAATGGGGAATTAAACTCTTTTGACCTTGTAAAATATTATTTAGATCGAATATCAAGATATGATAAACAAGGTCCACAAATCAACTCTGTTCTTGAAGTTAATCCTGGTGCATTATTCATAGCAAGGAAATTAGACCATGAGCGGCAAAACGGGAAAATACGCGGTCCTTTGCACGGGGTCCCTGTTATCATTAAGGACAATATTGATACTGCTGATCAGATGCATACTAGCGCAGGGTCATTAGCTCTTCAAAACCACTATGCTCAAAAAGATGCGTTTATTGTTCAGAAACTGAGAGAAGCTGGTGCTGTTATTTTAGGGAAAGCCAATATGACCGAATGGGCAAACTTCATGGCCTATAATATGCCAAATGGATATAGCTCGAGAGGCGGACAAGTTCTAAATCCCTACGGCCCAGGCGTACTTGATGTAAGTGGTTCCAGTTCTGGATCTGCTGCGGCTGTTGCATGTAACTTTGCCACTCTTGCAATTGGAACAGAAACATCAGGATCTATATTATGCCCTGCTGGTAATAACAATATTGTTGGAATCAAACCAACTGTCGGTTTGGTATCGAGAACAGGAATCATACCTATCTCGATCAGTCAGGATACAGCAGGCCCAATGGCAAGAACCGTTAAGGATGCAGCAATACTGCTTGAAGTAATAGCAGGCGTAGATTCTCAAGATGCAGCCACCCATATTGCACCTGAGCAATCCTCATATACAGATGGTTTAGAACAATCGTCATTAAATGGAAAAAGGTTTGGAGTAACCTATGAGTTTTGTATTCGTGATCTGAATGAAAAACAAAGGTCTGTGTTTGATGAAGTACTACAATTAATAAAAACGCAAGGCGGAGAAATTATTTATTTAGATCAGATCTCTCCATTAGAAAAAGATGGATCTAACTATACTGTTCTTTTACATGAATTCAAATCAGGTCTTAATCATTATTTAAAGTCTGTCTCCCCTGCAATTGGTATTTCAACCTTATCTGATGTCATTGCGTTAAATAATGAACATAAAGATAACTGCCTTAAGTATAATCAAGAGTTACTAATCGAGAGCAACGAAACAGATGGAACTTTAACTAGTACAGAATATCTTCAATCTAGAATGAACGATTTGGAAAAGACACAGAACAAAGGTATTGATCTCGTGATGAACGAAAATCAACTTGATGCTATTATTAGCCCGAACGATGTTTGGTACGGAATTCCAGCAAAAGCAGGCTACCCTTCTATTTCCGTCCCTTCAGGCTTTGATGAAGCTGGATTGCCTCTAAGTGTCATGTTCACAGGTGTTGCTTTCTCAGAGAAAAAGCTTATTCAGTTGGCATATGCGTTTGAACAAGCTTCACAAAAAAGGATAACTGTTGTATTTAAATAGTTAAAAGTAAAAACCGGGAATAGCACCCGGTTTTTTACGATTATTTGGTTCTTTTCTAAATGACTATTGCTTTAGGCCTTTTTCTCTCCATTTGCAAATGGTTTGAAGCTAGCAAACTAGAACGAAAATCAAATACTGTTAAGAGCAAGATTGTATGTGAAAAACAGCACTATACTCATTCATTCCTGTTTTTAAATAACACGGTGTATTGCAGAAATCGCAAGTTCGATGTCTTCAGCACTTACATCATAGTGTGTTGTAAATCTAATTTGTCCTTCCCCGAATGAGACGGCGAGCAGGCCTTCTTTCTTCAGGTTACTTAAGAATTCTTCATTGGTTTGCAAGGTTTTTTCTGTATTAACAATAACAATGTTCGTATCAGGCCTGTTAACAAGAGTTAACTTATCCATTTCTTCTATGGCATCAGCTAGTTTTAATGCTTTTTCATGATCTTCAGCTAAGCGATCTACCATTTCTGTTATCGAGATGATACCGCTTGCTGCAAGGAAACCTGCTTGTCTCATTCCCCCGCCAAGTCGCTTTCTCCATTTTCTCGCTTTTTGAATGACTTCTTTTTTGCCTGCTAATAAGGAACCGACAGGGGACCCTAAACCTTTCGATAAGCAAATCTGTACTGAATCACAATATTGGGTAAAATCTTTCACATCCCTTTTTGATGCTACCACTGCATTAAAGAGACGTGCTCCATCGATATGAACGGGTATGCCCGCGTTAGAAGCAATATCATATATAGCGCTCATGTTCTCTAAAGAAACAATAGATCCTCCAGAACGGTTGTGTGTGTTCTCAAGACATATTAAAGAAGTATCAGGAAAATGAATATCATCAGAACGAATAGCACTTTTCACTGTGTTAGGGTTCATTTCGCCTTTGATACCTTGAACGACTCTTGGCTGAACACCAGCTAAAGCTGAAGTGGCTCCCCCTTCATAAAAAAAGATATGAGACTCTGCTTCAACGATAATCTCATCGCCTGGCGATGTTTGAGCAAGAACGGCTAATTGATTGCCTTGTGTGCCGCTAGTAACAAATAAAGCATCTTCTTTTCCTGTTATTTCAGCAGTCAATTCTTCTAGTCTATTAATCGTGGGATCTTCACCGTAAACATCATCCCCGACTGATGCATTATAGATGGCTTCTCTCATTTTTTTTGTTGGTTGTGTAAGGGTATCACTTCTAAGGTCAATCATATTACACCTCATTCTAAATTTTTTAAGGCTGTTTCCGAAAACTCTGTTGCATTTTTAGAATAGAGTCTTTAGTAAAGGGGCTTATTAATTACTCCATATAAAGTACTGGCATTCCTTTTAATTACAGAAAAACCCAAATCTTTAAATTTCGTGCTTGTTCGATTATCTTTCATCACTACACGCTGTGAAGATACTCTTAATGCTTCATTAATCGTTTTCTTAGTAAGTTCCCCGTAATCAGCACTGCTTTTTAAACCTTGTATACCTGGAGAAGCGATGGTTGATTCGAACATAGGGTCAAAATAAACAACATCATAGCGATTATCAGGTTGTTTTTTTAGAAACTCGTAATGATTACTCTGTACAACTTCAATTCTTCTCATGGCTGCATTCATCTCTGGCAGTTTTGATTCCCATACTTTAAGGCCGCTGCGAACGACAAATGAAATAGCGGTACTGCTCTCAATCCCCGTTACAGAGCCATTCTCTCCCGTGACTAAACTAGCTACTATAGAGTCAGAAGCTAGTCCTAATGTACAGTCCAATAAAGTCATACCTTCACTTAATTGGCTAGCTTCAATAAAGGCATCTTTTTCTCCTCTAAGTATTTGCTTTACACGGAACATTGAAGAATTAGGATGAAAAAAGAAAGGTGTGCCCCCGTCTTTTGGATGATACGAAATTTTATCGACCCCGATCATGAGTACATCTTTATTGTACTTTTCGGTTAAGGATGATATGGAGAGGCCTTCTCGCTCCACGAATGTCCCTCCTATTGATAGGGCAACTTCTTCTGCTTTATTTTGTAACCGCAATGCATTTTTTCCGGCTGTTGTAACAATCAATGTATTCACCTGTCTGTTTATAAATTAATGTTGTTCTTGCAAACTTCGTTGATTCTGAAAGTGATTGATTTCGCTCCAACTAAATGAACAAGGAAGTAAAATCAAATTCAAAAAAGGCTTCTTATTATTTGCATATATCTTGGAACAAACCTAAAATATGGGAAGATATATGTATGAGGAGGCACCACCATGAAAAAAGGTTTATCGTTTCAAGCCTTAGGCAAATTTACATATCGTTTCCGTGTTCTTATTATAACATTTTGGGTACTGACTACCATTGTATTAGGCTTCTTTGCTGTCAAACTTCCTTCAATATTAAGTGGAAGCGGTTTTGAAATGGATGGCTCTTTTTCTAAAGTAGAGAATATTTTTCAAGAAAAGTTCGAACAGCCTAAGTCTTCTGTGATGCTGGTCTTTGATTCTGAAGAATATAACCCTCAAGATCAAGAATATAAAGATTTTGTACTGAATTCTATTGAGCAAATGGGTGATGTTCAAGACGTAGTTGGCGTTCAAAGTCCCTATGCTGCTCCCGAAAAAACGATAAAAGATAGTGTATCGTTTGCTACCATTCAGTTTGATAAGAGCTTCGGAGATTTAAAGACTTCCATTGAACAAATAAGAGACCGATTGCCTGAAGACAAGGAGATCTCAGTTTCATTAACAGGCGGGCCGGTTATTGCTGAAGATATGAACACTGCAAGTCAACACGACTTAGCAAGAGCAGAAGCCATAGGGATACCTGCAGCACTAGTTATTCTTCTACTGGCGTTCGGCGGTTTAATAGCTGCAGGATTACCGATTATAGTCGGAGTGATCTCTGTTGTAAGCTCCCTTGGTCTTCTTTATTTTTATGGTCAAGAAACAAACGTAAGTATTTTCTTACTAAATGTTGTTCCTATGATCGGTCTAGCATTAGGAATAGATTTTGCCCTGCTTCTTGTAAATCGTTTTCGTGAAGAACTTCATCAAGGAATCGAAAAAGCTACCATAATCTCTGTTCAAACAGCAGGTCGATCCATTGCCTTTTCAGGTCTTTGTGTGTTCTTAGGTCTATCAGGTATGCTGCTGATTAATATCGATATTTTTAAAACAGTTGCAATTGGCGGTATGGTTGTTGTTATTCTATCCGTACTGAATGCCATTACATTTTTGCCAGCAATTTTAGCAGTACTTGGTGACCGTGTTAATGCGTTAAAATTGTTTAAACCGAAAAAAAATGGAAAATCAGTTTGGCATTCATTTGCGGCTTTTGTTATGAAGCGACCCGTTATAATGGCGATTACGGCAGCATGTATTTTAGGGTTATCCGTAACCCCCGTTAAAGATATGAAACTTTCAATTCCGGAAGCTGAGGCCCTTCCTCCAGAATATGAGTCTAGAACTGCCTTTGAAAAATTCGAAAAAACCTTTGGTGAAGATGAATTGTACCCGGTGCTCATCGTGGCGGAATCAAATGATTCATACACTACAAATAAAGAATCTCTGCTTGCGTTAGAAAAATTAGTAAAGAATCTTGAAAATGAAAAAGAAGTAACCAAAACAGAATCTATTTTTAATTATACTAACCAGCTTAATGGTTCAGAGCTTTACGATGTGTTGCAGACAGAACAAGGAAAGCAGCAGTTATCCCCTGCATTAAAGCCGTTTATCAATAAAGAAACAGCAGTAATCAGAGCTTATTTATCAGTAGATGTTACAGGTGATGAAGCCAAGCGATTCGTTAAGAAATGGGAAGATGAACATGATGGACTTTCATTAACTATCGGTGGTGTAACAAAGTTTAATCAAGAGATATTTGATGAAATTATCGAAAAAGCACCATATGGGTTAGCGATTGTACTTATTACTACCCTTTTCATACTAATGATTGCATTCCGTTCTGTATTCATACCGATAAAGGCAATCTTTATGAACATGCTTAGTCTGGCAGCTACCTTTGGAATTCTTGTTTGGATATTCCAAAGCGGCGTGCTGATGGACCCAGTTGAAATTGGATTGATGATACCTGTCTTTACGTTCGGAATCGTATTCGGACTGAGTATGGATTACGAGGTTTTCTTAATCTCTAGAATACAAGAAATCTATGAGGAGAGCGGTGATAATGACCACGCTACATTATCGGGATTAACCTCTACTTCAAAAATCATTACTTCAGCCGCTGCAATTATGATTGTGATAACTGGATCCTTTGCTTTTACCAATGTAATGCCTGTAAAGCAAATAGGTATTGCTATTGCACTCGCTATTTTTATAGATGCAACCATCGTCAGGATGATCTTCGTTCCGTCTTTAATGAAGCTTCTCGGAGACTGGAATTGGTGGATGCCATTTTCAAAGAATAAGAAGAATAAAAACCGCGGCGCCCTTTCCTAATGGGGTGCCGTTTTTTTACACATTCAGAAAGTATAACTTGTTTGCATGAAGATTTTCGCCATAGGCAACAAGTTTAGGTCGATCAGTATGACCGCAACTAAGACAGACGCAAAAGGCTATACGGCAACCAAGTTCTCTATAAACTAATTGTGGGAAATTAAAACGTTATATCCTATAATAAGAAATAGCTAGTCTTATTTTTAGGGGTGTTCATATGACTGAAATTATTATAATTCTTCTTATTTCTTATTTGCTAGGTTCAATCCCCTTTGCCCTGTTAGTAGGAAAACTAGGTTATGGCATTGACATCAGAGAACATGGAAGCGGGAATTTAGGCGGTACAAACACGTTTAGGACTTTAGGAAAGAAAGCGGGTTTTATTGTTTCAGCAGCAGATGTTTTAAAAGGTACATTAGCTGCAAGCTTGCCTGTTTTGCTGGATATTGACCTTCATCCACTTATTGCGGGAATACCAGCTGTAATTGGACATTGTTACCCAGTATTTGCGAAATTTAAAGGCGGTAAAGCGGTAGCAACTTCTGGCGGTGTTTTATTATTTGCAGAACCTCTTTTATTTGTTCTCGTTCTGCTTACCTTCTTTTTAACGCTATACTTAAGTAAATACGTTTCACTTTCATCTATTATGGCTGGTGTCGGTTCAATCGCTTTAAGCCTCTTGCTTTCTGGCGACTCCATTACAACCTACATCTTAATTGGCTTTACACTTTTTCTAATCTTTAGACACAGACAAAACATTGTCAGAATCGCTAAAAAAACAGAACCAAAAGTAAAATGGATTTAAGATCGTTCTTATTATAAGGACGATCTTTTTTTATGCTATTTTAGAGAATTTCGTTGCACGTGTAAGTTGTTGATTTCTTTTTCAAATGCTTTGGTCTCAACGGTGCATGTTAATGTGACGAGAAAAATGTCGCGAAATATGTCGAGGGTTGTAAACTCGTGGATAAACAGCAAAAACTTTTGGATTGACAGCCGAAATTCGTGGATAAACGGCCAAAATTTTTGGATTACGTGCCTAAACTTTTGGAATGCATTAGCTGAATACCTAGCTAGGTATATGTTACGACCAGTTTCGATACTCGAAACTGCACCATTTTCAAATCAAAAGCTACCTTGTTCATAAATTCCAGTCGATCTGTTTTGCTAAGCGGTTTTTCAACTTATTTTCTTTGCTTAATTATCAAATTAATACTAATAAAATTAAAAATAGGCTTTTCTCCTAAAAAAGTACAGGCGATTTCACTAAAAACTCCGCATTTGTCCGTGTCCGTTTAGGTGGTTCGGTCATATGGTGTAATGTGACGTTGACCTAGACTTAAATATTTGGAGGGACTGAAATGGAAAACAAGAAAATGAATATGCCTTATGGTGACAATATGAACATTAATATGAAGCCGGTAGCAAACATGCCGTTGCATGGTGGATATGGTGGAGGCTATGGTTATGGACATGGCTGCGGGTTTCTAATTATTGTTGTTCTATTCATCCTGCTAATCATTATCGGAGCGACAGCGTTCCACGGTAAAGATGACGACTGCGACGAATCTTCATCCTCTTCTCATTAAGTCATTATATTTATAAAAAAAGAAAGAGAGAAGCAAATTATGCTTCTCTCTTTCTTTTTTTAAATAGTCCAATTATACTGAATAAAAAGCCTTAGCAATGCTCGTCATATGCTCCGAGCAAATTCTCAAGAATCTCCTCTGGTGCATGGTTTTCAATGTTATGGCGATGTATAAAGTGAACGACTTTTCCATCCTTTAATACAGCCATTGAAGGAGAAGATGGCGGAATATCACCAAAGAATTCTCTCATTTGAGCCGTAGCTTCTTTATCCTGACCGGCAAACACCGTCACAAATTGATCAGGCTTTACAGAGTGGTTCTGTGATGCAATTGCAACTGGACGAGCTAGACCTGCAGCACATCCACATACAGAATTAATCACAACTAATGCAGTACCTTCTGTTTCCTGCATAAAATAATTAACTTCTTCAGGTGTTTTTAACTCTTCAAAACCAGCGCGCGTTAATTCATCTCTCATAGGTTGAGCCATTTGTTTCATATATTCTTCATAGGCATTCATAATTTATTCCTCCTGAAAACGAATCATTTACATACAATGTTATTATAGCGTAAACAAGCCATCTTTTTAACTATTTCGGCTTATCTCATGAATCTTCTTATTTTCAAGTATGTTTACTTTTTGATAATGAGGTTTGAAACTTTCTTTTATTAATGTATTAGCTACTGAACTTGCTTCAATTGGTTCATATTTTTTAGGGTATACAGATGGTAAAGCTTTATAGAGCTTTTCAGCAAATCTTTCTCCAAGCCTGAACTCATCACGGACCCCTATCAATAAAGAAGGCCTAACAATTGTGAGATGAGGAAGGTTCATTGAGATCAACTGTGACTCCATCTTCCCTTTAACTCTATTATAAAAGAATGTTGATTTGGCATTAGCTCCTAGGGCTGAAATAACTGAAAGATGTTTGATGTTTAATTTTTGAGCAAGTCTGCCTAACTTAACTGGAATATGCAGATCTACTTCTTCAAAAGCACTTTTTGATTTAGCTTTTTTCATCGTCGTACCGATACAGATAAACATTGCATCAGCTTTAATGTTTTCTAAGCGGTATTCAGGTGCTGAAAAATCGAATATGATTTCTTTTATTTTTTCATGTTTTATGTCTGTCGCTTTTCTAACGAGCATAATAATTTCTTGACACATAGGATCATTAAGGAGCTGTTTTACGACTTCCTGACCGACTAAACCACTTGATCCTGCAATAATAACTGTTTCACTATTCATTATTTAATGACCCTTTCTTTTTCTTGAAAGCAAATTTTTAATAATAATTCGGACTGGTAGGTGTATTTGGGTGAAGCATTCTTATTTTATCACTGGTTATCCAGGTTTTATAGCCTCAAAACTTGTAAAGGCTCTGCAAACAGAATATCCATCTTCTTCTTTTTACTTATTAATCTTAAAACAAGAAAGACAAATAGCCGAAAAAAAACTAGAAAATCATCATGAAAATATACAACTTATAGAAGGTGACATTACTAAAGAAAATTTAGGTTTGTCTTATACAGAAATCGAACACCTTGCAAATCATATTACACATTGTGTTCATTTAGCAGCTCTATACGATTTAACCATTCCGTATGATCCTGCTTATTCCTGTAATGTTATCGGAACTAAAAACGTCTTATCCTTTGTAGAGAAATGCAAGGATTTAAAACGATTTTGTTATTACAGCACTGCTTATGTATCAGGTAACGAGCAAGGGGAAATCCTTGAAAATGATTTTAGAAAGCCTCAAAGCTTTCGTAATTTTTACGAACAAACAAAGCATGAAGCAGAAAGTATTGTTAGAGCATCTATGGATAGGATACCAACCACCATCATTAGGCCAGGAATTATTGTAGGTGATTCGATAACAGGTGAAACCATTAAGTTTGACGGTCCTTATTTTATGATGCAGTTTTTAAACCGTTTAGCTCGTCTTCCAATTCCTAATATCGGCAAGTCAACATCGAAAATTCATCTCGTTCCCGTCGATTTTATAATTAAAGCCTCCGTATTCTTAATGCACGACCCTAGAGGTGAATCAAAAACGTACCACATGCTTAGTCCTGATTCACCTTCTATTCAGGAAGCATATTCTTTATTATGCCAAGAGCTTACTGGTAAAAAACCTAGTTGGACGTTATCTAGAATGTTTGCAGAACGATTATTGTCCATATCTATCCTTTCTAAATGGCTAGGCGTACCTTATGAAACGCTCTCTTACTTTTCTCATGATGCGCAATATGATACGACTCAGCTAGTTAGGGACCTGCAAGGAACTGAAATTACTTGTCCTCCATTTAAGGAATATGTTGGCGCTATTGTGCAATATTACAAAAACAACGCAAGTGATTATAACTTGAAAAGGTATTAAAAGGGATGGCAGTCTAAACTGTCATCCCTTACTTTACACTAAATTATTACTGCTGCTGACTACTTCGGCAGCTAATGTATTTTTAAAATGTGATATTGCCCATTCATGTCCCGCCTGACTAAAACTTTGAACAGCATCTTCATGAACTATAATTGAAAAGCCTTTATTGTACGCGTCAACAGCAGTATGTAATACACATATATCTGTACACACTCCTGTAAGGTGCAATTCTTGTATGTTTCTTTCTCGCAATTTTAATTCTAGATTAGTTCCCGCAAAAGCACTATAGCGAGTCTTATCTAACCAGTGAATTTGCTTTGCTAAATCTGCACGGTTTTTTGTATAAACATCATTTAGCTTTCCATACAGCTCCCTGCCTTCAGTGTTTCGAATATTATGTGGAGGGAACAACTTGCTTTCTGGATGATATTGGTCGTTTTCTTCATGTACATCTACTGCAAAAACCACATAATCTTCATTTCTCAAAAACTCTTTTGTAAGTGATACAATTCTCTCTTCAATTATCTGACCAGGCTTTCCGCATGTCAGCTTACCTTCATCGGCTACAAAATCGTTCGTATAATCAATTACAATTAATGCTTTCATTCCATCCTCCATTTAACCAAGTGTTTCAATCTCAACACTGCGTATTCCTTCAATCTTCTTCACATCATCATAAAGGTCTGTAGTATACCTTTTTTCGTAAATGGATGCTGACAATTCCATCTTTTTGTTGTCGTTTTCTAGATCTTTAATTCTCACATTAACGATTTTGACTTTAAGCTCGTTAATCTCTTTCATGACATCACTCATATTTGTGTCAGGATTTACAACTAACTTTAACTTAATATCAATTTGTCTTAATGCTTTCGGACCAATCCATTTCATGATTAAAGGAATAAGCTCTACGCTGATCAATATTAAAAATGCACCAGCTGCTGCTTCTTTATAAAACCCTGCTCCTGCTGCAATTCCTAAACCTGATGCTCCCCATATCATGGCGGCTGTTGTGAG is from Fictibacillus sp. b24 and encodes:
- a CDS encoding YjcZ family sporulation protein, whose translation is MPLHGGYGGGYGYGHGCGFLIIVVLFILLIIIGATAFHGKDDDCDESSSSSH
- a CDS encoding MMPL family transporter; the protein is MKKGLSFQALGKFTYRFRVLIITFWVLTTIVLGFFAVKLPSILSGSGFEMDGSFSKVENIFQEKFEQPKSSVMLVFDSEEYNPQDQEYKDFVLNSIEQMGDVQDVVGVQSPYAAPEKTIKDSVSFATIQFDKSFGDLKTSIEQIRDRLPEDKEISVSLTGGPVIAEDMNTASQHDLARAEAIGIPAALVILLLAFGGLIAAGLPIIVGVISVVSSLGLLYFYGQETNVSIFLLNVVPMIGLALGIDFALLLVNRFREELHQGIEKATIISVQTAGRSIAFSGLCVFLGLSGMLLINIDIFKTVAIGGMVVVILSVLNAITFLPAILAVLGDRVNALKLFKPKKNGKSVWHSFAAFVMKRPVIMAITAACILGLSVTPVKDMKLSIPEAEALPPEYESRTAFEKFEKTFGEDELYPVLIVAESNDSYTTNKESLLALEKLVKNLENEKEVTKTESIFNYTNQLNGSELYDVLQTEQGKQQLSPALKPFINKETAVIRAYLSVDVTGDEAKRFVKKWEDEHDGLSLTIGGVTKFNQEIFDEIIEKAPYGLAIVLITTLFILMIAFRSVFIPIKAIFMNMLSLAATFGILVWIFQSGVLMDPVEIGLMIPVFTFGIVFGLSMDYEVFLISRIQEIYEESGDNDHATLSGLTSTSKIITSAAAIMIVITGSFAFTNVMPVKQIGIAIALAIFIDATIVRMIFVPSLMKLLGDWNWWMPFSKNKKNKNRGALS
- a CDS encoding NAD(P)H-binding protein — translated: MNSETVIIAGSSGLVGQEVVKQLLNDPMCQEIIMLVRKATDIKHEKIKEIIFDFSAPEYRLENIKADAMFICIGTTMKKAKSKSAFEEVDLHIPVKLGRLAQKLNIKHLSVISALGANAKSTFFYNRVKGKMESQLISMNLPHLTIVRPSLLIGVRDEFRLGERFAEKLYKALPSVYPKKYEPIEASSVANTLIKESFKPHYQKVNILENKKIHEISRNS
- the plsY gene encoding glycerol-3-phosphate 1-O-acyltransferase PlsY, which produces MTEIIIILLISYLLGSIPFALLVGKLGYGIDIREHGSGNLGGTNTFRTLGKKAGFIVSAADVLKGTLAASLPVLLDIDLHPLIAGIPAVIGHCYPVFAKFKGGKAVATSGGVLLFAEPLLFVLVLLTFFLTLYLSKYVSLSSIMAGVGSIALSLLLSGDSITTYILIGFTLFLIFRHRQNIVRIAKKTEPKVKWI
- a CDS encoding BrxA/BrxB family bacilliredoxin, with the protein product MMNAYEEYMKQMAQPMRDELTRAGFEELKTPEEVNYFMQETEGTALVVINSVCGCAAGLARPVAIASQNHSVKPDQFVTVFAGQDKEATAQMREFFGDIPPSSPSMAVLKDGKVVHFIHRHNIENHAPEEILENLLGAYDEHC
- a CDS encoding cysteine hydrolase family protein — translated: MKALIVIDYTNDFVADEGKLTCGKPGQIIEERIVSLTKEFLRNEDYVVFAVDVHEENDQYHPESKLFPPHNIRNTEGRELYGKLNDVYTKNRADLAKQIHWLDKTRYSAFAGTNLELKLRERNIQELHLTGVCTDICVLHTAVDAYNKGFSIIVHEDAVQSFSQAGHEWAISHFKNTLAAEVVSSSNNLV
- a CDS encoding SDR family oxidoreductase translates to MKHSYFITGYPGFIASKLVKALQTEYPSSSFYLLILKQERQIAEKKLENHHENIQLIEGDITKENLGLSYTEIEHLANHITHCVHLAALYDLTIPYDPAYSCNVIGTKNVLSFVEKCKDLKRFCYYSTAYVSGNEQGEILENDFRKPQSFRNFYEQTKHEAESIVRASMDRIPTTIIRPGIIVGDSITGETIKFDGPYFMMQFLNRLARLPIPNIGKSTSKIHLVPVDFIIKASVFLMHDPRGESKTYHMLSPDSPSIQEAYSLLCQELTGKKPSWTLSRMFAERLLSISILSKWLGVPYETLSYFSHDAQYDTTQLVRDLQGTEITCPPFKEYVGAIVQYYKNNASDYNLKRY